A single genomic interval of Kogia breviceps isolate mKogBre1 chromosome 6, mKogBre1 haplotype 1, whole genome shotgun sequence harbors:
- the TIGD4 gene encoding tigger transposable element-derived protein 4: MAEAPVDASTLPVTVKKKKSLSIEEKIDIINAVESGKKKAEIAAEYGIKKNSLSSIMKNKDKVLEAFESLRFDPKRKRLRTAFYTDLEEALMRWYRIAQCLNVPVNGPMLRLKANDFAQKLGHNDFKCSNGWLDRFKSRYGLVFRAQPVEATGVSVDPSDVWHQNILPYYLNDYHPKNVFNVKETGLLYRMLPTNTFAFKGETCSIGKLCKDRITLVVGTNMDGSEKLPLLIIGKNRNPHCFKGIKSLPVYYEANKMARMTSVVFEQWMRKLDEKFQAQQRRVVIFVESFPAHPEVKNLKSIELAFFPSCLSSKLIAMKQGVIKSLKIKYRHCLIKKFLSSVEGSKEFMFSLLDAVDTLHLCWRAVTPETIVKSYEEAGFKSQKGESGKTNAETDTGLDLVVHAQAAGVEFPEGLSIEEYAALDDDLETCEAAPSGDAVWTKESKSDETGFYTSDEEDDGGSLGTELPLPSKNVAMTALDTLKSFLRSQDMNDELHNSLADLEIFINSLSSK, translated from the coding sequence ATGGCAGAGGCTCCTGTGGATGCCTCAACTCTGCCCGTaactgtgaagaaaaagaaaagtctatcCATTGAAGAAAAGATCGACATCATAAATGCAGTAGAAAGTGGTAAGAAAAAAGCAGAGATTGCAGCTGAatatggaataaagaaaaattcattGTCTTCTATTATGAAGAATAAAGACAAGGTTCTAGAAGCCTTTGAATCTCTGAGATTTGATccaaagagaaaaagactgagaaCTGCTTTTTACACAGATCTGGAAGAGGCACTAATGAGGTGGTATCGAATCGCCCAGTGTCTGAATGTACCAGTTAATGGTCCAATGTTGCGTCTAAAAGCTAATGATTTTGCCCAGAAACTGGGACATAATGATTTTAAGTGCAGCAATGGTTGGCTGGATCGCTTTAAATCCAGGTATGGTTTAGTATTCAGAGCTCAACCTGTAGAAGCTACAGGTGTATCAGTAGACCCTTCAGATGTCTGGCACCAAAACATACTTCCttattatttaaatgattatcatcctaaaaatgtttttaatgtaaaagaGACTGGGCTGCTCTATCGAATGTTGCCTACAAATACATTTGCATTTAAAGGAGAAACTTGCTCAATTGGCAAGTTATGCAAAGACAGAATAACTCTGGTGGTTGGGACAAACATGGACGGCTCAGAGAAACTTCCTTTGCTTATAATTGGAAAGAACAGAAATCCACATTGTTTCAAAGGCATAAAATCATTGCCTGTGTATTATGAAGCTAACAAAATGGCACGGATGACCTCAGTTGTATTTGAACAATGGATGCGGAAGCTTGATGAGAAATTTCAAGCCCAGCAAAGAAGAGTGGTGATTTTTGTTGAATCGTTTCCTGCACATCCAGAGGTAAAAAACCTAAAATCCATTGAGTTAGCGTTCTTTCCATCATGTTTATCTTCCAAACTTATAGCCATGAAACAAGGTGTTATTAAAAGCCTTAAAATCAAATATCGACATTGTCTCATTAAGAAGTTTTTAAGCTCTGTTGAAGGCAGCAAAGAATTTATGTTTTCCCTGCTAGATGCAGTTGATACATTGCATCTCTGTTGGAGGGCTGTCACCCCAGAGACTATTGTTAAGAGCTATGAAGAGGCAGGATTCAAATCTCAAAAGGGAGAAAGTGGCAAGACAAATGCAGAGACGGACACTGGTCTTGATTTGGTTGTCCATGCCCAGGCGGCAGGAGTGGAATTTCCTGAAGGTTTATCCATAGAAGAGTATGCTGCCCTGGATGATGATTTAGAGACATGTGAAGCAGCACCAAGTGGTGATGCTGTATGGACCAAAGAAAGTAAATCAGATGAAACTGGATTTTATACTTCTGACGAAGAGGATGATGGTGGATCTCTGGGAACCGAACTCCCTTTACCATCAAAAAACGTGGCAATGACCGCTTTAGATACGCTGAAAAGTTTTCTTAGAAGTCAAGATATGAATGATGAGCTTCATAATTCTTTAGCAGACCTTGAAATTTTTATTAACTCTTTATCATCTAAGTAA